One segment of Streptomyces sp. NBC_00576 DNA contains the following:
- a CDS encoding NADP-dependent oxidoreductase yields MSEIRIRVQAATLNPADAAAWSRGYFPAPLEGTAYGLGWDVAGVVDAVGPGSHWTPGQPVIAFSHGLPLGLNRGQAEYIVVPPQAIAAAPAGVDPVHAATIPLNGLTAAQSVELLGIQAGQTVLITGAEGAVGGYAVQLAKRRGAVVIASDLSPDGAFATKVAGADVYVPASQTPAEAVREVRPEGVDAVLDTARLGQAVIGAVADGGRFVTTRIDALPQAERGIRVLLTQVGPDGAMLSTLSDLAAAGDLALRVAETYPLQEAAQAYARMIKGGLQGRVVLTME; encoded by the coding sequence TTGAGCGAGATTCGCATCAGGGTCCAGGCGGCCACGCTCAACCCGGCCGATGCGGCCGCCTGGAGCCGGGGCTACTTCCCCGCCCCCCTGGAGGGGACGGCGTACGGCCTCGGCTGGGACGTCGCGGGCGTGGTCGACGCGGTCGGCCCGGGCAGCCACTGGACGCCCGGACAGCCGGTCATCGCGTTCAGTCACGGCTTGCCTCTGGGGCTGAACCGGGGGCAGGCCGAGTACATCGTGGTTCCTCCTCAGGCGATCGCCGCCGCGCCCGCGGGTGTCGACCCCGTCCACGCCGCCACCATCCCCCTCAACGGCCTGACCGCGGCCCAGTCCGTCGAACTGCTCGGCATCCAGGCGGGCCAGACCGTGCTCATCACCGGCGCGGAGGGGGCGGTCGGCGGCTACGCGGTGCAGCTGGCCAAGCGCCGGGGAGCCGTGGTCATCGCGAGTGACCTCTCGCCCGACGGCGCGTTCGCGACCAAGGTGGCAGGCGCCGATGTGTACGTACCGGCGTCGCAGACGCCGGCCGAGGCCGTCCGCGAAGTACGCCCCGAAGGGGTCGACGCCGTTCTGGACACGGCCAGGCTGGGGCAGGCCGTCATCGGGGCGGTGGCGGACGGCGGCAGGTTCGTGACCACACGGATTGACGCTCTGCCACAGGCCGAGCGGGGCATCCGGGTTCTGCTGACGCAGGTCGGCCCGGACGGAGCAATGCTTTCGACGCTGTCCGACCTGGCCGCTGCGGGCGACCTGGCGTTGCGCGTGGCCGAGACCTACCCGCTGCAGGAGGCCGCGCAGGCTTACGCGCGCATGATCAAGGGCGGGCTCCAGGGACGTGTCGTCCTCACCATGGAGTGA